DNA from Chionomys nivalis chromosome 11, mChiNiv1.1, whole genome shotgun sequence:
ggtttctctgtgtaaacagctctggctgccctggacctcattctgtagaccaggctggtctcgaactcacagagatctgcctgtctctgcctcccgagtgctgggattaaaggccgttGTTCTTTGCTGTTCTTTAGCTGTTCTGCCCATCCCACGAGGTTTTTAGTTCACATACCCACAGACATAGTTAACAAGCATGCATTTTTTAGGGCTAACTGGATGGACAAAAGACTGACAAGGTAGGCGCCTTATGTCTCAGAAGGGGTGTGGCTGTGAAGTTCCCCAGCAAATACAGGGAGAATTAGGATAGaggttcccccccacccccaagccaaGCATCCTTGTGCTGTATCCGCTGGCACCCAGGTGAGAAGAAATTTCTTTATCTGGGGTTGGTTTAGTGACCCAAGgttttttcctgtatatttttGGGGTAAGGTgcaaacagttaatttcctagacTAAGACCTGTGCCAAATGAAAGGTGAAGAGAagtacagaatattaatagcttgttagGGCAGAGCAAAGACCAGTAGATTACAtcttcctgagtctgctgctaGAGAATTTAGAGCCACCCAGACCCATCTGTTTATCAGTGAGAGCAGACACACTGTGTCTCTCCTGCTCAGTGCCTCCTGCTCAGAGCTCCTTTCTGTCAATAAGGACAGCTGTCATGGTGTAGGTTTGGCTGAGTGAATGCTTTGACACCAGGGCCCCATAGTGTGGGGAATGGTGTCCAGTTACCAGTACAGGAAAGTCAGGCTTAAAGAATGATTCCTACACTGCTGAGGGATTTGGGGTGAATGCCAttatggaagggagaaatgtcagggtttcacaagatttctacagaattgacTATCCAAAAGACAGGTGTTCCCAAAACTCTGCAAATCGGGTTGCTCCTTAGAGTGTATCCTCCCGTAAATCTGTCTAGTGGTCTGTCAGCTGTACTTTTGCTGAATAGTACTTGTGGCTCACATcatcataaataaatagtaaGTAAATAATTGGCCATTGAGATAGTAAAAGTGCCTGTTGCCACGCCTGACAACCTTAGTTCTCCAGGATctacatggaggaagaagaaaactgattttcacaAGTTGTCTACTGACTTCTCTATGTTTGCTATGGCAGTTCTGCAGTCATacacaataaaatgtaattaaaaataaaagcagggaGGAGAAGAAACAATGGCAGGAGAATCTATTACTTATAGTTCTGAGGCATGCCACATACTGCAGGGCAATGCGGGAAGAGTGAGCAAAAGGAACCagaggagctgggcatggtagtagcTCATGCCTGTGATCCAGGCATTAAGGCCGAAGCCGGAGGactgctgcaagttcaaggccggACTTGCTGCCCAAGCATGAGGGCTAGAGAATGGATCATAGCACGCAGGTACACAGGTAAAAGCTAGGCATTACACACTGAGGGGCTAGAGACAGGAAGGTCACTAGGGCTTGCTGCCTGCCTCCCTAGCATGATTTGGGAGGATAGCTGATGCCCCGGCAGTGGCCTCCATGCACAGtaatgcacacacctgcacacacatgtgcacatgctacATCCACACAAGTATTTTTATGAACGTTGGAAAGGGAACAGAGCATGGTGACTCACGTctctaattccagtgctgggaaggtgaGGTGGGAGGACTGCCACAAacatgaggccagtctgggctagagCGAGACCGTACCAGGTCAAACGAGTCACCGGGAAAACAAGGCTCAGAGCCTTGGTTTCTGTGGGAAGGAATGATGGAGACAAAGGAAGCAAGCTTGATCAAATTAAGGATTGGGTAGTACGAATAATTTGAGTGAGCTCTGAGCTGTGGTGCTGCTCCCTTGTTGATATTTGCTTCTGGAGTAGGGCAATACAAAGTTTGTGTGAGATTCGCCTAAGGAAGTGACTGCTTTATGGCTTTTAGACTGACTGCTGCATGAAGGGTGTGTTCCCAGGTAAGCTGCATTTTCTCTCTAAAAATTAGCTAATTCTGGGGAGGCAGGGTTAGCACTGAAATTAGCAAGGACCCTAGGGTGTCAAAACATCATCATAAAATAATGATTACTACAGTCTTTTCTCCATAATGCTAGTATCGGTATGATTGTGGCAATGTTTCCATGTATGATTGTGGCAGTGTTTCCATGTAGGATTGTGGCAGCGTTTCCATGTATGATTGTGGCAGTGTTAACATGTATGATTGTGGCAGTGTTTTCATGTATGATTGTGGCAGTGTTTCCATGTAGGATTGTGGCAGTGTTTCCATGTAGGATTGTGGCAGTGTTTCCATGTAGGATTGTGGCAGTGTTTTCATGTAGGATTGTGGCAATGTTTCCATGTAGGATTGTGGCAGTGTTTCCATGTAGGATTGTGGCAATGTTTCCATGTATGATTGTGGCAGTGTTTCCATGTAGGATTGTGGCAGTGTTTTCATGTATGATTGTGGCAATGTTTCCATGTAGGATTGTGGCAGTGTTTCCATGTAGGATTGTGGCAGTGTTTCCATGTATGATTGTGGCAGTGTTTCCATGTAGGATTGTGGCAATGTTTTCATGTATGATTGTGGCAGTGTTTCCATGTATGATTGTGGCAATGTTTTCATGTATGATTGTGGCAATGTTTTCATGTATGATTGTGGCAATGTTTTCATGTAGGATTGTGGCAATGTTTTCATGTATGATTGTGGCAATGTTTTCATGTAGGATTGTGGCAGTGTTTCCATGTAGGATTGTGGCAGTGTTTCCATGTATGATTGTGGCAGTGTTTCCATGTAGGATTGTGGCAGTGTTTCCATGTAGGATTGTGACAATGTTTCCCTGTTGTGAAAGTGCTGCTGAcactaattttcttttccttttgtaggaagaggaggaagaattaGTGGTAAGTGCTGCTTCCGGTTTTGAACTATCTTACTAGAAGTAGGAAATTTGAGCTTCATGAAACTCTAGGGCATTTTAAGGATTGTAGCCTTTGTACCTCCTATGCAGTGAGGGTTTGGGAGTCTTTCCTAGGTTTGGGGCTTCTTTGGTCACACCTGGAGTCAGCATTTTCAAGGACTGGGCACTCATCTGCTTGTGCTTTAATAAAGAACTCTGAAGGAAATTTTTTAGATAGTTTTCCATGTTTACATTTTCTGACTTTGCAAGTAGGGAGCTAAGCCTGATTCTTACACAATCTTAAATGTTGTGTTAACGGTGATGTCTCCAGTAGATCTACTTCCTATCTGACCAGATTTCCTTTACTACCTTGTTTCTCGGATAGTACTGAGCCTTTTAGTGCATACTGGCAAGCTTGGAAGGCAGAAATTTGAAACTTCCCTAGTACTTAGCATCAAAAAATTAAATGGGCGTCCCTGTTCTGCCATTTTTGGCTACAATGTGATTCTGCCAGCTGGCCTGAATGGTAAGTTAGGGTAGCACCTTGATTGGTGATTTACTGATCAAAGCTCATACATTTGGTGGATGTTTTCTGaagcttttctttactttttaaatatttattttttctgcttgtttgtcaGGACCCCCTGACAACAGTGAGAGAGCAGTGTGAGCAGCTGGAGAAGTGTGTGAAGGCCCGGGAGCGGCTAGAGCTTTGTGATCAGCGTGTGTCTTCCCGATCACAGACAGAAGAGGACTGTACAGAGGAGCTCTTTGACTTCTTGCATGCACGGGACCACTGTGTAAGTCACTCTGAAGACAGGAAGGGCAAAGCTGTTCAGTGGTTTTCATGCTCCAGCTTGACCCATTGGTAACCATTTactgtgggccctgcatgtcaGGTTTTGTGAAAAGCATTTTACATACATAGATGTCCTGAGTCCTTACCATATATGTTGGAGGTAGGTATCACTGTCAACATT
Protein-coding regions in this window:
- the LOC130883686 gene encoding cytochrome b-c1 complex subunit 6, mitochondrial gives rise to the protein MGLEDERKMLTGSGDPKEEEEEELVDPLTTVREQCEQLEKCVKARERLELCDQRVSSRSQTEEDCTEELFDFLHARDHCVAHKLFSSLK